A genomic stretch from Leptotrichia sp. HSP-536 includes:
- a CDS encoding YiiG family protein, with product MKKIGVIVVIMLIIALLSLKSGTNEKQTKNRVSKEQVILEKNKAKYNKHIRFYNRILNIDKGLLYYFEDAGVEKKFKVIQNEDIKAEIAIDRNFVDKLKELEKIKEKDELDKKAIAMIPILEKMLPIVDKMRTYYNNKEYLKDKYTGAQILHTELLAILDKYNQVTKNYKELFEKKSSEIKKLMIKDYDKRREFITYNQFMFIEEGDNIIKEIHKQGLDASDFSTKGNSKKFKKIEEKMAKALTKFEKSLKNTKQLTKEGYIVGQHNNFVQKSNKFKESVNVFIQKIEKKEKASHSSISDSFFAQTEKGTPENVLSSFNEVVKEHNKLLTQKTKK from the coding sequence ATGAAAAAAATAGGAGTAATAGTAGTAATAATGTTAATTATTGCACTTTTATCGTTAAAATCGGGAACAAATGAAAAACAAACAAAAAACAGAGTTTCCAAGGAACAAGTTATATTAGAAAAAAATAAGGCAAAATATAATAAACACATACGATTTTATAATAGAATTTTGAATATTGATAAAGGACTTTTGTATTATTTTGAAGATGCAGGAGTAGAAAAAAAATTTAAAGTTATTCAAAATGAGGATATAAAAGCTGAAATTGCAATAGATAGAAATTTTGTTGATAAATTAAAGGAATTGGAAAAAATCAAAGAAAAAGATGAATTAGATAAAAAAGCCATTGCTATGATTCCAATACTCGAAAAAATGCTGCCAATTGTAGATAAAATGAGAACTTATTATAATAATAAGGAATATTTGAAAGACAAGTATACAGGAGCACAAATCTTACATACAGAGTTACTTGCTATTTTGGATAAATATAACCAAGTTACTAAAAATTATAAAGAATTATTTGAAAAAAAATCTAGTGAAATAAAAAAATTGATGATAAAAGATTATGACAAGAGAAGAGAATTCATCACTTATAACCAATTTATGTTTATTGAAGAAGGAGATAATATCATAAAAGAAATTCATAAGCAAGGACTAGATGCAAGTGATTTTTCTACTAAGGGGAATTCTAAAAAATTCAAAAAAATAGAAGAGAAAATGGCAAAAGCACTTACAAAATTTGAAAAATCCCTGAAAAATACAAAACAGCTTACAAAAGAAGGATACATAGTTGGACAGCATAACAATTTTGTTCAAAAATCAAACAAATTTAAGGAATCTGTGAACGTGTTTATTCAAAAAATAGAGAAAAAGGAAAAAGCATCCCATTCATCTATAAGTGACAGTTTTTTTGCACAGACAGAGAAAGGGACACCAGAAAATGTGTTATCTAGTTTTAATGAAGTAGTAAAAGAACATAATAAATTATTAACACAGAAAACCAAAAAATAA
- a CDS encoding FAD:protein FMN transferase has protein sequence MMYKVQVRFLFHSDIKIKIPEIYDDSVFDKLFGILEDMNEKYNSYSENSYIDKINKNSGHFVKVNDETIKILSKIIHLSKIIGKEYDITIMPLIRLWGFYKQNPILPSLEEIRKSRKLVDYKKIVIDKKKKRVKIEKNQEIITGSFIKAYAIEKIVEEMKKIGIKDAIVNAGGSSIIAIDEWGIIAENPEEEREILRNEKGMPIKITQNQYAGDDECNDLFEIKIKNKSYSTSNQKNTYLLINNEKYGHIISPKTGFPSQNKQVGVITESAFFGDIISTGMYNQTPSKFYEIMEKLSEEMEISGFLIDKKGDIFYFNMEKYFEY, from the coding sequence ATGATGTATAAAGTTCAAGTGCGATTTTTGTTTCATTCAGACATAAAAATAAAAATACCCGAAATTTATGATGATTCTGTTTTTGACAAATTATTTGGGATTTTGGAAGATATGAATGAAAAGTACAACTCATATTCAGAAAATTCGTACATTGATAAAATAAATAAAAATAGCGGACATTTTGTAAAAGTAAATGATGAAACTATAAAAATTTTGAGCAAAATTATTCATTTGTCAAAAATTATTGGCAAAGAATACGACATTACGATAATGCCTCTCATAAGGCTTTGGGGATTTTATAAACAAAATCCTATTTTGCCATCTTTGGAGGAAATTAGAAAATCTAGAAAACTTGTGGATTATAAAAAAATAGTTATTGATAAAAAGAAAAAGCGGGTAAAAATTGAAAAGAATCAGGAAATTATAACAGGTTCATTTATAAAGGCGTATGCAATAGAAAAAATAGTTGAAGAAATGAAAAAAATTGGGATAAAGGACGCAATTGTGAATGCTGGGGGGAGTAGTATTATTGCTATTGATGAATGGGGGATTATCGCTGAAAATCCTGAAGAAGAAAGGGAAATATTGCGAAATGAAAAAGGAATGCCAATTAAAATAACTCAAAATCAATATGCTGGCGACGATGAATGCAACGATTTATTTGAAATAAAAATAAAAAATAAAAGTTATTCAACTTCCAATCAAAAAAATACATATCTTTTGATAAATAACGAAAAATACGGACATATCATAAGTCCCAAAACAGGCTTTCCATCTCAAAATAAGCAAGTTGGAGTAATTACGGAAAGTGCTTTTTTTGGCGATATTATTTCAACAGGGATGTATAACCAGACACCTTCTAAATTTTATGAAATTATGGAAAAATTATCTGAGGAAATGGAAATTTCTGGATTTTTAATTGATAAAAAAGGGGATATTTTTTATTTTAATATGGAGAAATATTTTGAATACTAA